In Candidatus Eisenbacteria bacterium, the genomic stretch CAGGGCCGATCGCCCGTGGCGAGACCCGCCGGCTGCATGTACCTCTATCGGATGCGATGAGGGTTGATCTCTCGTCGTAGAACGCTGGTTGATAACAGATGACTACAGTCGGATGCCGTGGCGCAGCAGAAAGGCCTCGTGGTCACTTCGCACGATCGCGTCCAGTTCCGGGCTCCGATAGCCGCCTCGAATCTGACGCCACTTGATACCCAACAGGTCGACGCCGCTGCGAACGGCATCCCGCAGGGGGCGGACGGTGGACCCTTCTGTGTGCGTTAGTCGGACCGGCACCCGTTTGATGTCGAGCCGATGCTTGAGAGCGACGTAGACCACCTCGACATCGAATGCGAACCGGTCGATGTGCACGAGAGGGAAGAGCGCATCGGCGACGTCGCCACGCATCGCCTTGATGCCGCACTGAGTGTCGAAGAATCCGCCAGTCACGAGAGAACCGATGAATCGTGACGCGACTCCCGAGAGCAGACGGCGGGATGCCGAGGTCGCTTCTGCGTAGACTGAAGCCGGAAGTGTCCGATCACCGATGACGATGTGAAACCCGGAACGCGCGATGTGTTCCGACATCAACGGGATGAGCTCGCGATCGTAAGGCAGGTCCGCATCGGTATAGACGCGGACCTTCCCCCGAGCAGCCAACATGCCTCTCCTGACGGCGGCGCCTTTCCCGGCATTGCGTGGATTGGAGAGGAGCTGGATGTCGGGGTGAGTTGGGAGCGGATTGGCGCCGAAGTCGTTCCCTC encodes the following:
- a CDS encoding glycosyltransferase gives rise to the protein MTSSSPDVSVVLPCYCATGEALRSVEILRSFLPTAFAKWEIIVVDDGGNDFGANPLPTHPDIQLLSNPRNAGKGAAVRRGMLAARGKVRVYTDADLPYDRELIPLMSEHIARSGFHIVIGDRTLPASVYAEATSASRRLLSGVASRFIGSLVTGGFFDTQCGIKAMRGDVADALFPLVHIDRFAFDVEVVYVALKHRLDIKRVPVRLTHTEGSTVRPLRDAVRSGVDLLGIKWRQIRGGYRSPELDAIVRSDHEAFLLRHGIRL